In Haliotis asinina isolate JCU_RB_2024 chromosome 15, JCU_Hal_asi_v2, whole genome shotgun sequence, one DNA window encodes the following:
- the LOC137264994 gene encoding uncharacterized protein has translation MANLQKAEFTLSQRGGRQVLHGGHKYRLHVVRQVATHWKCIIVKCKGRCSTIGDHITSVSEHNHPPLVNEEESRLLTRLRQRVQEEIKPVQQIYNEEIQNLDEEAAATVASFYSIKSGLYRQRAKVLPPVPRTRADVDLTGSWTETTDGQQFLVVDSEDEDRILIFSTTEMLDILANAETIYMDGTFFVCPSLWQQVYIVHCLVDGQMFPVAFSLLPSKFRDTYIRLFNYLKDSVLAIVGVELSPSVVQTDYEAAAIGVTERVFPDAEVRGCYFHFKQAVWRQVSEKGLVNTYKDNRAFNTHVRRAAALPLLPVDQIQDAWMEVLNQSPDVDGIGQFNDYITSTWVDYDARFPPRIWNQHGNTGPRTNNHLEGFHLGFKKLVQKHLPNIYEFVIAMKKLETTIRVARRQIEHGAAVRPRSRLYKNLDSRLHRLQQQLETGRRSPLQFLDAAGHLIKLN, from the exons ATGGCTAACCTACAGAAAGCAGAGTTCACGTTGTCGCAGAGAGGAGGAAGACAGGTTCTACACGGAGGTCACAAGTATCGACTGCACGTTGTCAGACAGGTAGCCACTCACTGGAAGTGTATCATAGTCAAGTGCAAGGGTAGATGCAGCACCATTGGGGATCACATCACTTCAGTATCAGAACACAACCATCCTCCACTAGTGAATGAAGAAGAGAGTCGACTTCTCACCAGGCTTAGACAACGCGTTCAAGAAGAGATCAAGCCTGTCCAGCAAATCTACAATGAAGAGATCCAGAACCTAGACGAAGAagctgctgctactgttgcttCCTTCTACAGTATCAAGTCTGGACTCTACCGTCAGCGTGCCAAGGTTCTTCCACCAGTCCCACGTACCCGTGCTGATGTAGACCTCACAG GTTCCTGGACTGAGACAACAGACGGACAACAGTTCCTGGTTGTAGACAGCGAAGATGAAGACAGGATCCTGATCTTCAGTACCACAGAGATGCTGGACATCCTCGCCAATGCAGAAACCATCTACATGGACGGAACATTTTTTGTGTGTCCCAGCCTGTGGCAACAAGTCTACATTGTGCACTGCCTTGTGGATGGACAGATGTTCCCAGTCGCCTTCTCCCTGCTGCCAAGCAAGTTTCGTGATACATACATTAGATTGTTTAACTACTTGAAGGACTCTGTGCTTGCTATTGTTGGCGTTGAACTTTCTCCCTCCGTTGTACAGACTGACTACGAAGCTGCTGCTATTGGAGTCACTGAGAGAGTCTTCCCTGATGCAGAAGTCCGTGGATGCTACTTCCACTTCAAACAGGCGGTTTGGCGGCAGGTTTCAGAGAAAGGCCTTGTGAACACCTACAAGGACAACCGTGCCTTCAACACCCACGTGCGACGTGCTGCAGCACTCCCCCTCCTCCCAGTGGATCAGATCCAAGATGCCTGGATGGAAGTATTGAACCAGTCTCCCGACGTTGACGGAATCGGCCAGTTCAACGACTACATCACATCTACATGGGTTGACTACGACGCAAGATTCCCACCTCGCATTTGGAATCAACATGGAAACACTGGGCCAAGAACAAACAATCACTTGGAGGGATTCCACCTTGGATTTAAGAAGCTGGTTCAGAAGCACCTTCCGAACATTTACGAGTTTGTGATCGCAATGAAGAAGCTCGAGACAACAATCAGAGTGGCCAGAAGACAGATTGAGCATGGAGCAGCTGTCCGCCCAAGATCCAGACTCTACAAGAACCTGGACAGCCGCCTGCACAGACTGCAGCAGCAACTGGAAACTGGCAGAAGATCACCGCTACAGTTTCTAGACGCGGCTGGACACCTGATCAAGTTGAACTGA